A stretch of Dysidea avara chromosome 5, odDysAvar1.4, whole genome shotgun sequence DNA encodes these proteins:
- the LOC136256648 gene encoding uncharacterized protein isoform X1, giving the protein MGDTLHQGFPQQKSIQVKQTLNTSIFIMSYSMNDFRSQSLTKPALKDLCNFVTLEYGVHWKKIGTFLQLHKGVLDMIEKDYHKTEDCCNNMWQEWLDNDKNASWGKLFEVIDSCTKFHYNSLKDNFSVVLHDTKELLQEFYQKDRYKNSKDDWPHYQPENYVNVALIHHKEKCTKGSLVVSIQKRMYKGEITLDRRCKSGSDDEPNLLNQSPEYGQFKSYKYTRNLLDVFSLVEMKKGKLNGSYVVLIEGAPGIGKTILSKEITFQWATESLFKGNLLFMLCLRNSSIQNIASFSDLAKYITYSHACQQTASKVDVFANYLEHSQGKEITILLDGYDEFPEKLRNESFVADIINRRVLPFCSLIITSRPTASAHLHRSADRRVEILGFTDEDRKQYIQCALHDSPEEIEKVTAYLKENPFINTLCYIPLNMSILICILKESDGCRMPKNQTEINNQFICMTIARHLMREKNLTLDIKSFSELPSPYNKLLAELSKLAFVLLGKDKAAFCSSDIEDCCPKSKLLRDCINGMGLLQTIEYFNFTNLTKQTSFNFLHFSMQEFLAAFYITSLSVHEQIEQMKENFWSSKFLNMWVMYVGLTGGNSSALKHFLAGKRYTWMSKLVGTKGIAWNEYDDKVKYLFLFHCFLEAGNDQMCQKVAAGNLLEDKIIDLSYTTLLRTHMHTLGFFITRSATKQWYKLNLSKCSIRDTGCEVLSTMISNAWVNFECLDLSCNQLMPSSLRAVCNLVKHFKLQKLKLSNNNLTDADFSRSFFSFALHENEFALKKPLSVKVRTHLKYSTDVYLIKLNLSKTKFLSDFNFIDRLHIWNTKLQNSNINEIANSQNIKKIAVFQSGLTDIECDETFSLLKSFHDHDRIAIILLSKTKMIGYNSDAEQLTQILQQKTLMMTVIQLTKCSLTTETLNQIGTTIVTSNDGQWTLIDLSECAIKDSGFKALFDPIFSRHFVVYIKTLNFSKNISTTAIIPMLVESLQCCVIEELIVSVDDAALCNTIAATDFENKVLNWKSKIPLVIKNSLTDKEFQNRFTSIYLINHTIDHHTFKNIEIFLHEQKKTTIHNLCILQSNLSANDLQRLISMLHPRSVHINKCNLLENDAIRLTNVLERTRILKYLLCTETQLFCHGIDVQDVINALQYNPSLNFLQLNNCCISPSHTYQLGCDLASFSKHWEVIDFSGCKVEDHGIKLLYDCFSMESNKHPIKVDSFNLSDNNLTNVSAKKISDFASLLHVRQLNISYNSLNDCKVANAFASSTKFAVHSSDPSVTKIINNDHITIVINKSTNISKLFLSLLHVPCSSVYFVMVNCDINKQVISELCICKQKMMSKVYLSYQNMQLSQVKPIVKMSKEIAQIKLHVNGFKSQSNVNDIANGFNCDNILTFSTKPSLLKVSETTHQSVQIVTSNTEDNTEMKVHCCKGDHLLTICLQITEEAKTETTKMTQLAIHNVNIDSAMINEINALAKTNYQLERVAFSNNNLHDEGMEKITKSLRNLPLNSITINNSTITDTVAEHIAVTVADPDLQSSDAEQIYSNITCINKSMPLLTHLNLSSNFITDKAAEILANAIMKNTILHHLDLSNCKLQKQGLLCISQSLIHLSSLRFLALNCNTIPNEIATQLAIAISKITKLENIGLQNCRLQENGALVIFASMRNKKCIQTLDVSCNKITERGATQLSSTLRTIANILTHIKIGNCIVRPASFAEIINSLQFTTSLVCLDVSSNTVSISVAHKLSSLIDQNCKLEILNVANCALQRETFLMIMKVIETARSIQRLNISGNFISGDIARSLGMFIANNNALSHLELSDCHMHKEELTTVLEKVQCLSYLDLSFNKISDEVANKLAMALKNNVTLEFLSLAHCHLQEIGMNDITQALSNNTSLKTLNLANHTIESQAAKHLSYLIITNAFLHDLDLSHCSFSDEGYDVITNVLQVNQQLRLKIHNCKQELKNIVASFKNNVPLMRHVNLENINIASKTASRIAPLLKFGSTLASLNLSNCNLKTAGILSITDTLSKMTSLKVLDLSNNPVIDQPADGIAIANGIASVIASNFQLEYLNLSGCKLSQTGMIEILRAVKNLIKLNYLSLKSNSFNDRVADSVAGCLKNKKIMQHLDLSYILDSEILIIANSLNSITSLEHLGLEFSNITNEAANLIASVITSNNTLQRLNVSNCNLQEEGIIMISKALGKNNSINKLLMNSNSINDTAACELAITIAKNSSLESLGLSDCELEEIGLMHITKALKYTLLKELDLSCNIVSNEVARYISDLCDSVVLKYLNLSHCGMLGAGISMIRDTVQDLAMLNFDSMMLYGRSSSFT; this is encoded by the exons GTAAAGCAAACTCTGAACACTTCAATTTTCATCATGAGTTACAGTATGAATGATTTTAGATCTCAAA GTCTCACAAAGCCTGCTTTAAAAGATTTGTGCAATTTTGTCACTCTCGAATATGGTGTTCACTGGAAGAAGATAGGTACTTTTCTACAATTACACAAAGGTGTTCTTGACATGATAGAAAAAGACTACCACAAAACTGAGGATTGCTGCAATAACATGTGGCAAGAATGGCTTGACAATGATAAAAATGCATCATGGGGAAAACTTTTTGAGGTCATTGATTCGTGTACAAAATTCCATTACAATAGCTTGAAAGATAACTTTTCGGTGGTGTTGCATGATACCAAAGAGCTACTACAAGAATTTTatcaaaaagatcgatataaaAATTCCAAGGATGATTGGCCTCATTACCAACCTGAAAATTATGTTAACGTAGCACTTATTCACCACAAGGAAAAGTGTACTAAAGGTTCACTAGTAGTTTCAATTCAAAAAAGAATGTATAAGGGTGAGATAACCCTAGACAGACGGTGCAAGTCAGGCAGTGATGATGAACCCAATCTATTAAACCAATCACCAGAGTATGGGCAATTTAAAAGCTACAAGTACACAAGAAATCTATTGGATGTATTTTCATTAGTTGAAATGAAAAAAGGAAAACTAAATGGTTCTTATGTGGTGCTTATTGAAGGAGCACCTGGTATTGGTAAAACCATTTTATCAAAAGAAATCACTTTTCAATGGGCTACTGAGAGCCTCTTTAAAGGTAATCTTTTGTTCATGCTTTGTTTACGTAATTCCAGCATTCAAAATATTGCATCATTCTCTGATCTTGCCAAGTATATTACATACTCCCATGCATGTCAACAAACCGCCAGTAAAGTTGATGTCTTTGCAAACTATCTTGAGCATTCACAAGGCAAAGAAATAACAATTTTACTTGATGGATATGATGAATTTCCTGAAAAGCTGAGAAATGAATCATTTGTTGCTGATATAATCAATAGACGTGTTTTGCCATTTTGCAGTTTAATCATAACATCACGACCAACAGCATCAGCACATCTTCATAGAAGTGCAGACCGCAGAGTAGAAATTTTAGGCTTCACTGATGAGGATAGGAAgcagtacatacagtgtgcATTGCATGATAGTCCAGAGGAAATTGAAAAAGTAACTGCATATTTAAAAGAAAATCCATTTATCAATACTTTGTGCTACATACCGTTAAACATGAGCATACTTATTTGCATTTTAAAGGAATCAGATGGTTGTAGGATGCCAAAAAATCAAACGGAGATCAATAATCAGTTTATTTGTATGACAATTGCACGACATTTAATGAGGGAGAAAAATTTAACTTTGGACATTAAGTCATTTTCAGAATTGCCTAGTCCTTATAACAAGCTGTTGGCTGAATTATCTAAACTAGCATTTGTTCTGCTTGGTAAGGACAAAGCTGCTTTTTGCTCTTCAGATATCGAAGACTGCTGTCCGAAGTCGAAATTACTTAGGGACTGCATAAACGGTATGGGCTTGTTACAAACAATAGAATATTTCAATTTTACAAATCTCACTAAACAAACATCTTTCAATTTCTTACATTTTTCAATGCAAGAATTTTTGGCTGCTTTTTACATAACTTCATTATCAGTACATGAACAGATAGAACAAATGAAAGAAAACTTTTGGAGCAGTAAATTCTTGAACATGTGGGTCATGTACGTTGGGTTGACTGGTGGCAACTCCTCAGCTTTGAAACACTTTCTAGCTGGTAAACGGTATACATGGATGAGCAAACTAGTTGGAACAAAAGGGATAGCTTGGAATGAATATGATGATAAAGTTAAGTATCTTTTCTTGTTCCACTGCTTTTTGGAAGCCGGTAATGATCAAATGTGTCAGAAAGTTGCAGCTGGTAACTTGTTGGAGGACAAAATTATTGATCTTAGTTATACCACCCTTTTACGCACTCACATGCACACCTTAGGGTTCTTTATAacaagatcagctacaaagcaatGGTATAAACTAAATTTATCAAAGTGTTCAATAAGGGACACTGGTTGTGAGGTACTATCAACAATGATTTCCAATGCTTGGGTGAATTTTGAATGTTTGGATCTTTCTTGTAATCAGCTGATGCCATCTTCTCTTCGAGCAGTTTGCAACTTGGTGAAGCATTTCAAACTGCAGAAATTAAAACTTTCAAATAACAATTTGACTGATGCAGATTTCAGCAGATCATTTTTCTCCTTTGCATTGCATGAAAATGAATTTGCTTTAAAGAAACCATTGTCTGTAAAAGTTAGGACACATTTAAAATATTCTACTGATGTTTATTTGATTAAGCTCAACCTaagcaaaacaaaatttctaAGTGATTTCAATTTCATTGACAGACTTCATATATGGAACACAAAACTTCAAAACAGTAATATAAATGAAATCGCCAATTCCCAAAACATCAAGAAAATTGCAGTATTTCAGTCTGGACTAACAGACATCGAATGTGACGAAACATTCTCATTGCTGAAAAGTTTTCATGATCATGACAGAATAGCTATTATATTGTTATCCAAAACTAAGATGATTGGGTACAATAGTGATGCAGAGCAACTGACTCAAATTCTGCAACAGAAAACTCTAATGATGACAGTTATTCAGCTAACCAAGTGCTCACTCACTACTGAAACACTGAACCAAATAGGGACAACTATTGTTACTAGCAATGATGGACAATGGACTCTTATTGACTTATCTGAATGTGCCATCAAAGATAGTGGATTTAAGGCACTTTTTGATCCAATTTTTTCTAGGcattttgtggtttacattaaaACTTTGAATTTTTCTAAGAATATTTCAACAACTGCAATTATACCAATGTTGGTTGAGTCTCTTCAGTGTTGTGTAATAGAGGAACTGATAGTGTCTGTTGATGATGCTGCTCTTTGTAACACCATTGCTGCAACAGATTTTGAGAATAAAGTTCTGAATTGGAAGTCAAAAATTCCTTTAGTTATCAAAAACAGCCTTACTGACAAGGAATTTCAAAATAGGTTTACTAGTATCTACTTGATAAACCACACCATAGATCACCATACTTTTAAAAACATTGAGATTTTTCTGCACGAACAGAAGAAAACAACTATACACAATCTTTGCATACTACAGAGCAATCTATCAGCAAATGACCTTCAAAGGTTGATATCAATGTTGCATCCAAGATCTGTTCACATAAACAAATGTAATTTACTAGAAAATGATGCAATACGCCTTACAAATgtacttgaaaggacaagaatTCTGAAGTATTTACTGTGTACTGAAACTCAGTTGTTTTGCCATGGTATTGATGTCCAAGATGTGATTAACGCTTTACAATACAATCCATCACTTAATTTTCTCCAGCTAAACAATTGTTGCATTTCACCTTCCCACACCTATCAATTAGGATGTGACCTAGCTAGCTTTTCTAAGCACTGGGAAGTGATTGACTTTTCAGGTTGTAAGGTGGAAGATCATGGCATTAAACTACTTTATGATTGCTTTTCAATGGAATCTAACAAACATCCAATCAAAGTCGATTCATTTAATCTTTCTGACAATAATTTAACAAATGTATCAGCAAAAAAGATTAGTGACTTTGCGTCTTTATTACACGTCAGACAATTAAATATATCCTACAACAGCTTGAATGACTGCAAAGTAGCCAATGCATTTGCAAGCAGTACAAAATTTGCAGTGCACTCCAGTGATCCATCAGTTACAAAAATAATCAATAACGATCATATCACCATTGTGATAAACAAGAGTACGAACATCAGTAAACTTTTTCTGTCACTCTTACATGTTCCCTGCAGCAGTGTTTATTTTGTAATGGTAAATTGTGACATCAACAAGCAGGTGATTTCTGAATTGTGCATTTGCAAACAGAAGATGATGTCAAAAGTTTACCTGTCTTATCAAAATATGCAGTTGTCCCAAGTCAAACCAATTGTTAAAATGTCAAAGGAAATTGCACAAATCAAATTGCATGTAAACGGGTTTAAGAGTCAGTCTAATGTCAACGATATAGCTAATGGATTcaactgtgacaatatactcaCATTTTCAACAAAGCCCTCATTGCTGAAGGTCAGTGAAACCACTCATCAGTCTGTGCAGATAGTAACATCAAATACAGAAGACAATACTGAAATGAAAGTTCATTGTTGCAAAGGTGATCATTTACTGACTATCTGTCTACAAATAACTGAAGAAGCTAAAACAGAAACAACCAAGATGACACAACTAGCAATTCACAATGTTAACATTGACAGTGCAATGATCAATGAAATAAATGCTCTAGCAAAAACAAACTATCAGTTAGAACGTGTGGCATTTTCCAACAATAACTTACATGATGAAGGAATGgaaaagattacaaaatcaCTAAGAAATCTTCCATTAAATAGCATTACAATAAATAATTCTACAATTACTGATACGGTCGCTGAACATATAGCAGTCACTGTTGCTGATCCTGATTTACAATCATCAGATGCAGAGCAGATATACAGCAACATCACTTGCATTAATAAGAGTATGCCCCTGTTAACACACCTTAATTTAAGTTCCAATTTCATTACTGACAAGGCAGCAGAAATATTAGCAAACGCCATTATGAAgaacacaattttacatcatcTGGACTTATCAAATTGTAAACTACAAAAACAAGGATTATTGTGTATATCTCAATCACTAATACACCTATCATCATTAAGATTTCTTGCATTAAATTGTAACACAATTCCAAACGAAATTGCTACTCAATTGGCTATAGCTATTTCCAAGATTACCAAGCTAGAAAACATTGGGTTACAAAATTGCAGATTACAAGAGAATGGAGCCCTTGTAATTTTTGCTAGTATGAGGAACAAAAAGTGCATACAGACTCTAGATGTAAGTTGTAACAAAATAACAGAAAGAGGTGCTACTCAGTTATCTTCTACCTTGCGCACAATTGCAAATATATTAACACATATCAAAATTGGCAACTGCATAGTAAGGCCAGCTAGTTTTGCAGAAATTATTAACTCGTTGCAGTTCACTACATCACTGGTATGCCTTGACGTCAGCTCAAACACAGTAAGCATTAGTGTAGCCCACAAGTTGTCATCTCTTATTGATCAGAACTGTAAACTGGAAATCCTAAATGTTGCTAATTGTGCTCTACAGCGTGAGACTTTTTTAATGATCATGAAAGTCATTGAAACAGCCAGGAGCATCCAGCGTCTCAATATCAGTGGCAACTTCATATCTGGAGATATAGCAAGGTCCCTTGGTATGTTTATTGCCAACAACAATGCATTAAGCCATTTAGAGCTATCAGATTGTCACATGCATAAAGAAGAGTTAACAACAGTACTTGAAAAAGTGCAGTGTTTGTCATATCTTGATTTAAGTTTTAATAAGATATCAGATGAAGTAGCTAACAAACTGGCTATGGCCTTAAAGAACAATGTCACATTAGAGTTTCTGAGTTTAGCACATTGTCATCTACAAGAAATAGGAATGAACGACATAACACAAGCTTTGAGTAACAATACCAGCttaaaaacattaaatttgGCTAACCACACCATAGAAAGCCAAGCAGCAAAACATTTATCATACCTAATTATCACCAATGCTTTTCTCCATGACCTTGATTTAAGCCACTGCAGTTTTAGTGATGAAGGATATGATGTAATTACTAATGTATTACAGGTGAACCAACAGCTACGTCTGAAAATTCATAATTGTAAACAAGAACTCAAAAACATTGTTGCAtcatttaaaaataatgttccaCTGATGAGACATGTAAATCTAGAAAACATTAATATTGCCAGCAAAACTGCAAGTAGGATTGCCCCATTACTAAAATTTGGGTCAACACTGGCTTCCTTAAATCTCAGCAATTGCAATTTGAAAACTGCAGGAATTTTAAGCATCACTGATACCTTGTCAAAAATGACATCTTTAAAAGTGTTGGATCTTAGCAATAACCCTGTTATTGATCAACCTGCAGATGGAATAGCCATAGCTAATGGAATTGCTAGTGTTATTGCTAGTAACTTTCAGTTGGAGTATCTGAATCTGTCAGGTTGTAAACTATCACAAACAGGAATGATAGAGATTCTCCGGGCTGTTAAGAATTTAATAAAGTTAAATTATCTTTCTCTAAAATCAAACAGTTTTAATGACAGAGTAGCTGATAGTGTGGCTGGTTGTCTGAAAAACAAGAAGATAATGCAACACTTGGATCTTTCATACATCCTGGACTCAGAGATTTTAATCATTGCAAATTCCCTTAATTCAATCACATCTCTTGAACACCTAGGACTGGAATTCAGCAATATCACCAATGAAGCTGCCAATTTGATAGCAAGTGTTATTACAAGTAATAATACATTGCAACGCTTAAATGTGTCAAACTGCAATTTGCAAGAGGAAGGAATTATCATGATATCAAAGGCATTAGGCAAAAACAATTCCATTAACAAATTACTAATGAACTCCAATTCTATAAATGATACAGCGGCCTGTGAATTAGCAATTACCATAGCCAAAAATTCATCATTAGAATCACTAGGATTATCTGACTGTGAGCTGGAAGAGATAGGATTGATGCACATTACAAAGGCCTTAAAATATACTCTATTAAAAGAACTTGACTTAAGTTGTAACATAGTAAGCAATGAAGTGGCTAGATACATATCAGATCTTTGTGACAGTGTGGTATTGAAATATCTCAACCTAAGTCACTGTGGTATGCTGGGTGCTGGAATTTCTATGATACGTGATACTGTGCAAGATTTAGCTATGTTGAATTTTGATAGTATGATGCTATATGGAAGAAGTAGTAGTTTTACATAG